In the Setaria italica strain Yugu1 chromosome VI, Setaria_italica_v2.0, whole genome shotgun sequence genome, one interval contains:
- the LOC101773834 gene encoding zinc finger A20 and AN1 domain-containing stress-associated protein 7 — translation MAAEKQEVTTAATPMCANGCGFFGSAATKNLCSQCYKEHEIKTAAVAPVAEKKVVDAAPAPAEEGKHEGSSSSSAAVAEKKVDAAPAPAEKKENVSSAETTEKHEAASVAAASAAPVMCVNGCSFFGSAATKNMCSSCYRDFLKNAHAVPAVAEKVEVVAPAHQSAPSEISSAATSSAPPRVEAPAAKAAPSRCAGAGCKKKVGLLGFVCRCGGTFCSVHRYTDKHACDFDYKTADREQIAKKNPLVVAPKINKI, via the coding sequence ATGGCGGCGGAGAAGCAGGAGGTCACCACCGCCGCGACGCCGATGTGTGCCAACGGCTGCGGCTTCTTCGGGAGCGCCGCGACCAAAAACTTGTGCTCCCAGTGCTACAAGGAGCACGAGATCAagaccgccgccgtcgctcccgtcgccgagaagaaggtcgtcgacgcggcgccggcgccggcagagGAGGGGAAACACGAGGGGTCGTCCTCCAGCAGTGCCGCAGTCGCCGAGAAGAAGGtcgacgcggcgccggcgccggcagagAAGAAGGAGAATGTCTCCTCCGCGGAGACGACGGAGAAGCACGAGgcggcctccgtcgccgccgcttccgcgGCGCCCGTCATGTGCGTGAACGGGTGCAGCTTCTTCGGGTCCGCGGCGACCAAGAACATGTGCTCGAGTTGCTACAGGGACTTCCTCAAGAACGCCCACGCTGTCCCCGCTGTCGCGGAGAAGGTCGAGGTCGTCGCGCCCGCGCATCAGTCGGCGCCGTCTGAAATCTCTTCTGCGGCAACTTCTAGCGCGCCGCCGAGAgtggaggcgccggcggcgaaggcggcgccgAGCAGGTGCGCGGGGGCGGGGTGCAAGAAGAAGGTGGGGCTGCTGGGTTTCGTCTGCCGCTGCGGCGGCACGTTCTGCTCGGTGCACCGGTACACGGACAAGCACGCCTGCGACTTCGACTACAAGACGGCCGACCGTGAGCAGATCGCCAAGAAGAACCCCCTCGTCGTGGCGCCCAAGATCAACAAGATCTGA